In Synergistaceae bacterium, a genomic segment contains:
- a CDS encoding TRAP transporter large permease, translating to MGVVLFSSFFLLLIFGVPIALSIGVSAMLVMVLSEMPLEALPQTLFAGVSSFSLVAVPFFVMAGDILAHGGISDRIVAFAEAAMGRLRGGLAIVSIVASMFVSAISGSGAATTAAVGSALLPQLKKKGYDLDFSAALIAAAGTIGVVIPPSVPMVLYAVIVGVPVSKLFMAGFIPGFLMGGSLILYALYVAKKRNYPAGEAVDGKEKRKRFVNAIWGLMTPVLILGGIFSGYFTPSEAAAVAVVYSLFVAVFIYRALTLKAAYRLVINSGVTSALIMFIIATSKIFGWQLAFYEIPDKIAASVLQATGGTSFMVYLVITVIILIAGMFMETASALIILTPIFLPAIVGVGGNLVHFGLVIVVGLAIGMATPPVAIDIYVASAITGLTIEEVSRPIFPMVAALILVLLLVTYIPWLSLALPRLVYGSL from the coding sequence ATGGGCGTCGTTCTATTCTCCTCGTTTTTTTTGTTGCTTATCTTCGGTGTCCCCATAGCGCTTTCTATCGGCGTTTCGGCTATGCTGGTCATGGTGTTGTCGGAGATGCCTCTTGAAGCGCTGCCTCAGACGCTTTTTGCTGGCGTCAGCTCGTTTTCGCTGGTGGCGGTTCCGTTTTTTGTGATGGCGGGTGATATTTTGGCCCATGGAGGCATATCCGACCGCATTGTAGCCTTTGCCGAGGCCGCTATGGGGCGTCTGCGGGGAGGCCTTGCCATCGTGTCTATCGTGGCATCGATGTTCGTCTCCGCCATATCCGGCAGCGGGGCCGCCACCACGGCGGCGGTGGGGTCCGCGCTTCTGCCGCAGCTCAAGAAGAAAGGATATGATCTGGATTTTTCGGCCGCGCTCATCGCCGCGGCGGGGACAATCGGCGTTGTCATTCCGCCAAGCGTCCCGATGGTGCTCTATGCGGTCATTGTCGGGGTGCCGGTGAGCAAGCTTTTCATGGCGGGTTTCATTCCCGGCTTCTTGATGGGCGGTAGCCTGATCTTATACGCGCTTTATGTCGCTAAAAAGCGGAACTACCCTGCCGGTGAGGCTGTCGATGGGAAGGAAAAACGCAAGCGCTTCGTCAACGCGATCTGGGGTTTGATGACCCCGGTGCTGATTTTGGGTGGGATCTTCTCCGGCTACTTCACGCCGTCGGAGGCTGCCGCTGTGGCGGTGGTCTATTCCCTGTTCGTGGCGGTATTCATCTACCGGGCCCTGACCCTGAAAGCGGCCTATCGCCTCGTCATTAACTCTGGAGTCACCAGCGCCTTGATCATGTTCATCATCGCGACGTCGAAAATTTTCGGGTGGCAGCTCGCGTTTTACGAGATCCCCGACAAAATCGCGGCCTCCGTTCTACAGGCAACGGGCGGTACGTCGTTTATGGTTTATCTCGTGATTACGGTGATCATTCTCATCGCAGGTATGTTCATGGAGACTGCGTCCGCCCTGATCATTCTGACTCCAATCTTTTTGCCGGCTATTGTCGGCGTGGGCGGAAATCTGGTTCACTTTGGACTTGTTATTGTCGTCGGGTTGGCTATAGGGATGGCCACTCCTCCCGTTGCCATCGACATTTATGTGGCGAGCGCGATAACGGGCTTGACAATCGAGGAAGTGAGTCGCCCCATCTTCCCGATGGTGGCGGCATTGATCCTGGTCCTGCTCCTGGTGACCTACATTCCCTGGCTCTCGCTGGCTCTGCCGCGGTTGGTCTACGGTTCGTTGTAA
- a CDS encoding DnaJ domain-containing protein — protein sequence MAVQYKDYYEILGVTRTASQDEIRKAYRKLAKKYHPDVSKEKNADARYREINESYEVLKDPDKRAKYDTLGANWEQGQDFTPPPGWQGGGPQVEFGGEWSSFSDFFKTIFGGTGGTGGFGGAFSGGAFSGTGARVQRRDREVILQLSLEEATRGGTHSLSLVFPGQRAQTINVNLPRGIVNGSRIRLPGKAPEGGDIYVTLQITPHSVFEVEGHDLIRVVKVEPWRAVLGGMVSVGTLDGSVEMKLPAGIQNGQKLRLRGKGLPKRNDSNGDLFVRVEVAIPKDLTEKQKALWEELAKLG from the coding sequence ATGGCCGTACAGTACAAAGACTATTACGAGATTTTGGGGGTGACGCGGACGGCGTCTCAGGACGAGATCCGAAAAGCCTATCGGAAGCTGGCGAAAAAGTATCACCCGGACGTCTCCAAGGAGAAAAACGCGGATGCCCGGTACAGGGAAATCAACGAATCCTATGAAGTCCTGAAAGATCCAGATAAGCGCGCTAAGTACGACACTCTGGGAGCGAACTGGGAACAGGGGCAAGACTTTACCCCACCTCCAGGCTGGCAGGGCGGCGGACCTCAGGTGGAGTTCGGTGGCGAGTGGTCAAGCTTCAGCGACTTCTTCAAAACGATCTTCGGCGGAACCGGCGGAACCGGTGGGTTCGGGGGTGCTTTTTCGGGAGGCGCCTTTTCGGGAACCGGAGCCCGTGTTCAACGACGGGACAGGGAGGTAATCCTGCAACTCTCGCTGGAAGAGGCGACCAGGGGAGGAACACACTCCCTATCGCTTGTTTTCCCAGGACAACGCGCTCAAACGATCAACGTCAACCTGCCCCGAGGTATCGTGAACGGGTCGCGGATTCGTCTGCCGGGTAAGGCCCCCGAGGGCGGGGATATTTACGTGACCTTGCAGATAACGCCTCACTCGGTCTTCGAAGTAGAGGGTCATGATTTGATTCGCGTGGTGAAGGTAGAGCCCTGGCGGGCTGTCCTGGGAGGAATGGTCTCCGTCGGGACTTTGGATGGCAGTGTCGAGATGAAGCTACCGGCGGGAATCCAGAACGGGCAAAAGCTGAGGCTCAGGGGTAAGGGCCTCCCCAAACGCAACGATAGCAACGGAGACCTTTTCGTTCGCGTCGAGGTCGCCATCCCCAAAGACTTGACGGAAAAACAGAAAGCGCTTTGGGAAGAACTCGCGAAACTGGGGTAA
- a CDS encoding TRAP transporter small permease, whose amino-acid sequence MASVESRRSLLGWLSDGMNSLCEVGLFLTLTLMTVVTILQIVFRTWFKSLTWSEEVTCFLLVFASFLGTTIAFKRGSNIAVTFMLDVLPKPVRKIMMLAIELTGIVFFGVTGWYGAEFCIAERMQMASSIPISMAWMYLVFPLTGTVTILHLAAHVENLLKYDVPIVKKASGA is encoded by the coding sequence ATGGCATCGGTGGAATCCCGCCGCTCGTTGCTAGGATGGTTGAGCGACGGTATGAATTCGCTCTGCGAAGTGGGTTTGTTTCTGACGTTAACGCTGATGACCGTGGTGACGATCTTGCAGATTGTTTTTCGGACTTGGTTTAAGTCGCTGACCTGGTCGGAAGAGGTGACGTGCTTTTTGTTGGTGTTTGCCTCTTTTCTGGGAACGACGATAGCCTTTAAGCGTGGTTCCAACATCGCCGTCACCTTCATGCTGGATGTGCTGCCAAAGCCCGTCAGAAAAATCATGATGCTTGCCATAGAGTTGACGGGGATCGTCTTCTTCGGAGTAACGGGGTGGTATGGCGCGGAGTTCTGTATCGCGGAGAGGATGCAAATGGCCTCGTCGATACCGATATCGATGGCCTGGATGTACCTCGTTTTTCCTCTCACCGGAACGGTGACGATACTGCATCTGGCAGCCCACGTCGAGAACTTGCTGAAATACGACGTCCCCATTGTCAAAAAGGCTTCGGGTGCTTGA
- the dnaJ gene encoding molecular chaperone DnaJ produces the protein MEDLYQILGVARDASQADIKKVYRQLVRQFHPDTNRNNPEAEEKFKKINAAYSVIGDPEKRARYDQFGTTEAGGNPFEGGFNGGFGDLFGDLFEQVFGGSMGMGGRRADPNAPRRGSDMEMGITVTLLEAANGATRNLDIPRWDNCPTCGGTGAKPGTAPQTCSTCGGRGQVESIQNTPFGRFVSATTCPRCQGKGKIVQERCETCGSRGQVRQNHKIEIKIPAGVEMGTRLRISGEGEGGINGGPHGDLFLVIEVERHKEFERDGGDLHSRLVLTYPQAVLGTSIEIPTLIDGKEKIDVPVGTAHGRVLKVRGKGMPRLRGPRGRGDLYIHVSIDVPTKLTDKQKELILELAKEMKVPVGIGEGGIIDKFKKLFD, from the coding sequence GTGGAAGATCTATATCAGATATTGGGCGTCGCGCGAGACGCGTCGCAGGCGGATATCAAAAAGGTTTACCGCCAGCTCGTCCGTCAATTTCATCCGGACACAAACCGCAACAACCCGGAGGCCGAGGAGAAGTTCAAAAAGATCAACGCGGCCTACTCCGTTATAGGCGATCCCGAAAAGCGTGCCCGTTATGACCAGTTTGGAACAACCGAGGCTGGCGGAAACCCTTTCGAGGGGGGTTTCAACGGCGGGTTTGGGGATCTTTTCGGGGACCTGTTCGAGCAGGTTTTTGGCGGCAGTATGGGCATGGGAGGACGTCGTGCCGATCCCAACGCGCCTCGGCGCGGATCCGACATGGAAATGGGCATCACCGTGACGCTACTGGAGGCTGCCAACGGCGCGACTCGTAATCTAGATATTCCGAGATGGGACAATTGCCCCACCTGTGGCGGCACAGGGGCAAAACCGGGGACCGCTCCGCAGACTTGTTCCACCTGCGGGGGACGCGGACAAGTGGAATCTATTCAGAACACGCCCTTCGGACGATTTGTGTCTGCCACCACCTGTCCTAGGTGCCAGGGCAAGGGTAAAATCGTCCAGGAACGCTGCGAGACCTGTGGCAGTCGCGGACAGGTACGCCAGAACCACAAGATCGAGATTAAAATCCCCGCTGGGGTGGAGATGGGGACTCGGCTGCGTATCTCTGGCGAGGGCGAAGGGGGTATAAATGGAGGACCTCACGGCGACCTTTTCCTGGTGATCGAGGTCGAGCGGCACAAGGAGTTCGAGCGCGATGGCGGCGACCTCCACAGCCGTCTCGTTCTAACTTATCCCCAAGCGGTGTTGGGCACGTCCATAGAGATCCCCACCCTGATCGACGGCAAGGAGAAGATCGATGTCCCTGTAGGTACGGCTCATGGGCGCGTCCTCAAGGTCCGAGGCAAGGGGATGCCCCGACTACGCGGCCCCCGCGGGCGAGGAGACCTCTACATCCATGTGTCCATTGACGTGCCCACGAAGCTGACGGATAAACAAAAAGAGTTGATCTTGGAGCTGGCCAAGGAGATGAAGGTTCCCGTTGGTATAGGAGAGGGGGGCATCATCGATAAATTCAAAAAACTCTTTGATTAA